The Triticum urartu cultivar G1812 chromosome 5, Tu2.1, whole genome shotgun sequence genome contains the following window.
ATTAACTTCACTACTGTAATTCATGGATTTTCTCGGCAGGGGGATTTGGAATCAGCGCTGTCTTTGTTGGATGACTTGTATCTCAGTAACAGGCATCCAGATGTTGTAACTTATACTGTTGTTGTCAATGCTTTGGGAAAGAAAGGTCGACTGAAAGAAGCGACAGAGCTTGTGAAGAAAATGCTTAATAGAGGAATTGTCCCTACACTCGTTACATACAGGACAGTGATACATAGATACTGTGAGAAGGGTACAGTGGAAGAATTACTCGATCTGCTGGATAAGATGTTAGCGAGACAAGAGCTTAAGAGTGTATACAATCAGGTCATTGAGAAGCTATGTGCATTAGGTAAAATAAATGAAGCTTACAGTCTCCTCAGCAAGGTACTGAGAACTGCCTCACAGAGAGATGCTCAGACATGCCACATTCTGATGGAGAGTTTTCTTAATAGAGGTCTCGCAGTTCAGTCATACAATGTGGCGTGCCAGATGTTTCAGAGAAATTTAATTCCTGATATTAAATTGTGTCGAAAAGTTGACAATCAGCTGACCTTAGAGAAACAACCAGCTGCTGGGAAGCTTATAGTTAAGTTTGTAGAAAGAGGTCTTCTGAAACAAGAAAAGTAAGCTATTGCTGTCTGGCATGTTGATATATCATGCGTTTATTGGCAACTGGCAAGTATGTTTAATATTTGATCTGACATGTTGATGTATCATGTGTTTACATGCTGGAAAGCTTACTCATTTCTTCTGCCTAAAACTGACAGATTTATAGTTTTGGGTTCAGTTGGTAACGTTTCATACGTTGTGCTGCTTAGTTAGCTGCCAGCCAATAGACTAGTAGGTATGGCACCTGAATGTTAGTTAGCTGCCACTCAAAGGGCTACTGAACAGTACACATGTTCGTGCATATATCAGCATCACAAAGGCTTGGTCCATAATGAACTAGACCAAGTGAAGTACTTAAGGGGAGGAGACAATGGAGGGAGATGGCGACACTGTGACGGCACCGTTGCTGGAGTTCATCGATGACCGGTCAGCTGCCTCGGAGGAGCTGCTGCGCCGGGAGCCGGTGCCATTCAACGTGCTGTCGCGGCTGGCATTGTGGGAGGCCGGCAACCTGTGGCGCATCTCATGGGCGTCCATCCTCATCACGCTCTTCAGCTTCACTCTCAGCCTCGTCACACAGATGTTCGTTGGCCACCTTGGTGAGCTGGAGCTTGCCGGGGCCTCCATCACCAACATCGGCATCCAGGGCCTAGCCTATGGCATCATGGTAACTAGCTGCACTCAGTTCTTGCACTATGTAGTATAGTCCTTTGTGCTGCTTAGAAACGACGTCTTCTCACTTGTATGCGGAATGCAGCTCGGCATGTCGACTGCAGTGCAGACGGTGTGCGGCCAGGCCTACGGTGCGAGGAGGTACAGGGCGATGGGCGTTGTTTGCCAGAGAGCGCTCCTACTCCAGTTTGTGACGGCCGTCGCCATCGCTTTCTTCTACTGGTACTCTGGCCCATTCCTGCGGCTCATTGGGCAGGCTGAGGACGTGGCTGTGGCGGGGCAGCTGTATGCTCGTGGGCTGGTGCCGCCGCTGCTCGCGTTTGCACTCTTCTGCCCGATGCAGAGGTTCCTGCAGGCTCAGAACATCGTCAACCCCGTGGCGTACATGGTGCTTGCTGTGCTTGTCTTCCACATCCTCATCTCGTGGCTCGCTGTCTTCGTTCTCAGCTTTGGCCTTCTCGGCGCGGCTCTGACGCTGAGCTTCTCTTGGTGGGTGCTTGTGGCGTTGACATGGGCGTACATCATCTGGAGCCCGGCTTGTAAGGAGACGTGGACCGGGTTGTCCATGCTCGCTTTCAGAGGCCTCTGGGGATATGCCAAGCTCGCCTTTGCGTCGGCTGTTATGCTAGCGTGAGTAAATTTATCAGCCATTGCTAACTGTTTGGTAGGTCTTGCTTGTTTATATCTTGCATCATTGTGTTCTTGCTCAGATTGGAGGTCTGGTACGTGCAAGGATTTGTGCTTCTGACTGGCTTCCTCCCCAACTCGGAGATTGCTCTTGATTCACTCTCTATCTGGTAGGCCACACGATGATTCAGCTCATGTTATAGTTACACACCTTGTTGGAAGTTCTAATGTCTAATCCATATTCACATATAACTTGCGTCGCTATCTCTTTTACTTGTTTCAGCATCAACTACTGGAACTGGGACTTCCAAATCATGCTTGGTTTAAGCTATGCGGCCAGGTCAGTGCAAACGACCGATACCTACCAAGATGTAGACCAATTTCCGCTTGCTGATCAAACGTTTGCACACGCAGTATCCGCGTCGGCAACGAGCTTGGCGCTGGCCATCCAAAGGTCGCGAGGTTGTCGGTCCTGGTGGTCGTCACGGCGAGCATCGCCTTCAGCATTCTCGCCACGATCGTCGTCATGGCCCTCAGGTACCCGCTGAGCACCCTCTACACGAGTAGCACGACGGTGATTGAGGCTGTCATTGCACTGATGCCATTGCTGGCCATCAGCATCTTCTTGAATGGGATCCAGCCAATCCTCTCAGGTACACGCAACACTTGGCAGTAACACAACGTGCCTAGTTTGCACTCAACCGAAGGAACTGAAAATTCGTTCTGAAATATCTGCAGGAGTGGCCGTCGGGAGCGGATGGCAAGTCATAGTTGCCTATGTCAATGTCGGGGCTTACTACATCATCGGTCTGCCAATCGGATGCGTTCTAGGGTTCAAAACAAGCCTGGGAGCAGCTGTAAGTCAATTAGCTTCCCGCGCTAATTTCATAGTCAGTTAACCTCTATCTTGCAACATTTTGCCGGAGGTCTGATGATCATATGTTTGTGGTAATTCTCAGGGGATCTGGTGGGGCTTGATCATAGGGGTCGCAGTGCAGACGGTGGCACTGATCGTCATCACGGCCAGGACCAACTGGGAGAGCGAGGTGAGCTCGCCCTTTTCACATTCACGCATGATCTCGGCTGAAGCTTCTGCTCAGTTTCTGTTTGTCGCGGTGCTCATGGCGACACGGCTATGTCATGTATGCGTGCAGGTGGAGAAGGCGATCCAGCGGCTGCGGCACACCGCCGCAGACGAGGGTGGCATGGTGGTCGACGGCGACGTCTAATGACCGGGCCCATGGATGTGTCTGGGGCTCTGTTTGGTGGCCATTGTTTGCTTTGCTAGGAGCACTCCCCATGAGGAGGGAAGTAGTAGCTGGTGCCGAACTTTATTATCAAGAGGCCATGGTGCCTTTCGGTTTGTGCAATAAGTTGAAGTGAGATGATGGAAAGTTGAAATGCCTTGACTTTTTTTTCGAGGATGAACTTGTACTAGTTAAATGGTAATTAACCTTGGCTGCTGGACTAGAAATGGTTTGATTTCTTGAGCTCTTACGCATTGAATTCATTTTAGAGAAGCTCTTACTATTTGATGACGCCCCCAAATTATTGTGGTCAAGGTGGACCATGCTGGTCAGCGTGAGGTTGCGCCATGGGCCCGTTTGTCAGCCCAGCAAATTATTATGGACACGTACATGATGCCTATTGCTTCTTTGGCCGACTTCAACGGCCTCCCGAGTTAAAAGctgctccctccgttccgaattacttgtcttggatttgtctagatacggatgtatctagactcattttgaTGCTAGATACTTCCGTATCTaaacaaatctaagacaagtaatttggaacggagggagtaggaagCAATATACTGTAGATCAAAGCCTTCAAGCTTCTCGACCAGTTCAAAAATGCCGTGTGTGTCCTAAAGCTACCAAAAGCTGGTCTTCAAGAATTTCCATTATGTTGCAGAAAATTAAGAAAACGGTTAATTAACTGAACAAAAAATAGCACATCGGACTAGCATGTGTTCTATAGCTTCTGCAAAGAAACCTTAAAATAAGGCGCTTCCTATTCACATTTAACAACCATACAAGAAGAATTGATCAACGAAAGCACAACGTGAGCGGGTGAAGGAAATGAGAAACAACAAACAGAAATGACAATTAGATGTTATGGTTCGTGGTGGTGCCAAATGATGCTAGCATAAACAACATGTTAGCATACAGAGTGTGTGAGCGCGTGTGCATGGTCACCACGCCTGTACGTGGCCTAGGTAGTGCGTGAGTGGGCATTACGGTGGCGTGTCGGCGGCAAAGGGTGGCAGAGAGCAATGGAGAGATGAAGAGAGTGGCAGAGGGCGCTGCAATTTATAGGCGCGCGAGCTGCCGTCTTTTCTCGCGCGCGCAATTGTTTCCCGTCATCGCTGGAGTGCACAAAAACATTCCTTAAAAAGTCAATTTACCGCGCGCATCTTTTGACGCGGCAGTCGGAGATGCTCTTAGAGCCAATCTCTCTCTTCAGCTATGCCAACCACACCACCCACACAAGGGCGGCCTGTTGCTGCCCCttctcctccttggcgcgcctccCGGAGCGGCTTCGCGTGCTGGAGATCTCCGGCGCGTCTCTGGACGGCCTCGCGGTCGGCGGCGCCGTCGCCGCGTGCCCCAGTCTCGCCGACCTCACTCTGCTCAAGTGCCAGTGCTCTGGCTACGTGTCCAGCGCTGCCGCCTTGACTTGGTCGGCTCCGGCACCCGCGCGCTCGCGCTCGCCGCGCCCCTATCCATGGCAATTCTGAACTTCGGTCTTGTCTAATGTTACTTCCATCGTTTCAGGTAGCGTGCATAGCATCTTGTCCGAGCAGCTGTCTCTGCGTGGTGTCCAGTGGAGCTGGGGCAGCACCCGGTGATGAACATTGCGTCCTGTGGTGGTTCCGATGCGAGGGAGCCTTTTCCCGAGGTCGATCTTGCTGAATTCTTCGACAGCCACCCAAAGATTCGCTCGCAAGTTTGAGATCCATGATGCAATGCAACCCCGGTCTGCGTCCCGATGGTGCCCGTCGCCTGTTCGACGGAGTGCTCGACCCAGGTCGATGCCGTCGACCAAGCCCATGACGCCGCCACCGTCGCAGCGGAGGTTCGCAACACCACAACTGCGCTCGGCCCCGAGCTCGCCATCGTCCTCTGCAACACCACGGCGGCCATCGGTGTAGCCACCTGTGGTCACCACGACAGGTTCCACGGCCTCAACATCCCCGTGACAGCCAACATCAGCCCGCCGCCCCACGTCTAGGCCATCGTTTTCAAGCAATGGCCGAGCAGTACCAGTGTGGCCAGAATTACCCAAGTGTGAGCTTCCGGATGAATACTATTCTACTATTGACAATTTTGCTTTACTGGTGACTATCACCGTTAATGTTGTTTGTTCATGGGAACCTATTGAGCATCAGTTTACAACTGTTCTTGATCAGGGGCATTGGAAGTTTTCTGAACATGCTGCTGCAGGTAGTTTTCCTAAGCCTAAAAAAAAGGCCAGAGACACTGCGGATCACGACAATGTCAGTACTCAGGGGCATGTTCTCCTGCAAGGTACGTGGTGGTGGTTCAATTATTTGCGCATTCCATCGGAGATCTTATTCGTACTGTTCACAAGAGGGCAGGGCAGCCTAGTACAGTGGAGTGCAAAGAATTTAAGAGCAACAATTGTCCATGCTTTGGGCTCCAAACCAGAGGGAAGTTTGTTGATACTGATTGAGTTGGAGACGTGCATTGCATATCTGAATTCATGTGCAGTCAGTGCCTCTGGGAACTATAGTCATTggcgtttctttgttcggtttgAGAGGCTATGGGCTCCTGGAACTAAAGAAGTGTCTGATGATAATGTTACTGGCCAGTCtcgggtgggcggatgggattgAGAGCGCATTCGAGCTATTGGTGCTCATAATGCAGCAAGCTTGTCGCTCTACGCTCACTTATTGTTTATCGCAAGCTGGACAACTCTATTTCTCTGTTGGGTGAGCAGCACTGGCCATTCCCTGAACCTGATGTGGATGCCTGCAGGCGTGAAGACATACAAGCTACAATCGAGGGGTGTCCACGGTGGTATTACTCATGTGATCTTCCCAGTGCTCCAGTTGCCGTTTCGACCGAATACCCTACCGGTGATGTGCATAAGTCATGCGATCCTGGGAGGGTCACAAGGCAGACTTCTGATATTCAACTGTCGCAGATTCTAATGGCAATTGTAATCAGCATGAGAGCACTGGGCATGGGTGGTATGGTGTCCTCTTCCTGCTACAATCAAGGACATTTCCAAGGAAGGTGGGGTGTCGTCGCTGTTGTTGCCGGCTTCGTGCAAGGCTCCGTCGACAGCTTCAACGACTACTTCAGCATCTCCTTCAACTCGGTCGCCATCGCCCACAGCTACTACCCCCACGTCGTTCAAGTCAACGCCAACTTCCCCTTTTACCTTTCTTCCTCCTCGGCTCCTCTGGAGAGTGCTTCCTCCATTCGTGTACCGATGAACTGTAACCTGCTACTGCAACAGAGAGTGTAGATCGAACCCTGTGTCCATCTATTCCCTTACACTTCACCAGCCAACCATTACACAATTGCAGTCACACCATGCTGATCACCCTCGAGTCCCTAGCCAGGTACGGTCCAGGACTGCGGAGGATGGTAATTAGGACCTCCTCCAAGGTAAATAACTGCCTCCATTCAGTGCTGCAAAACTCTTCATTCTGTTTCTTTCTCCTTGTTTCCCTGCACCGACAACTAGATACATACGTACGCACTGATGGCAGAAGCTTGTCAGCAAAATCAACACCATTCAGCTTTGGTTACTCCATCAAAACAGTATCATAACATCCATAGGAGTTTGCTGCTTATTATATATAAGTGGCTTCCCTCTCTGCATAGCATAGCTTCCCTCCTAGCACTCACCTCTTGCATTCCATGCCCAATACCAAACTGTGAGCTAGGCTTCAGAGCTCGGATCAGCCATGGCGATCGGAGCTGTGCTGTCGCAACAATGGAGCTTGTTGCTCTCGCTTGCGGCGCTCGTGGCTCTGTGGTGGGCCTGGAGGGTGCTGGAGCTGGCCTGGGTCACCCCGCGGAGGCTGGGCCGAGCGCTCCGGGCTCAGGGCCTCGGCGGCAGGGCGTACCGCTTCCCGTTCGGCGATCTGCAGGAGTTTTCCCGGCTGGTCGCCGTGGCCCGGTCGGAGCCCATGCTGCCGCCGTCGCACGATATCACAGCGCGGGTGGCCCCTCTGTACCACAGCGTGATCAAGGAGCATGGTAAATAAATTAAATCCATCATTACATTTTTTTTTTGCATATTAAAGAAGTTATTAGTGAACATGGCTGTGATGGTCACTTGTTCAGACTTGCGTGTCTGAAACTCTAGAAAGCTAAAAAATTGCAGGGAAGATCTCCGTGACCTGGTTCGGCCCGACGCCGAGGGTGATCGTGAACGATCCTAAACTGGTGCGGGAGATACTAGCCAACAAGTCCGGGCACTTCCGGAAGCGCAAGTTCAGCAATGGCATCGTCAGGCGGCTGGCCAACGGGCTGGTGAGCCACGACGGCGAGAAATGGGCCGCTCACCGGAAGATCATCAACCCCGCATTTCATCTTGAGAAACTCAAGGCAAGCGCGAAAACCAAACCACGCGCGATCGTTTCTTCTTCATGTCAGAACATGCAACTCCAAGGCGCCGCTTGCTTGCTTGTCTGAATAATGTTCAATTTGGCTTTGGTTGTGAACTTGTGATGCAGAAAATGATGCCCGCTTTCGTTGCCTGCTGCAATGAGCTGGTAGCTAGGTGGGAGGATCATGTGGGATCCGATGAGGCCAAGGAGATTGACGTGTGGCCGGAGTTCCAGAACCTCACCGGCGACGTGATCTCCCGTGCGGCGTTCGGCAGCAGCTTCAGCGAAGGGAGGAGGATTTTCCAGATACAGTCGGAGCAGGCCCAGAATGTGGTGAAGATGCTCAACACCCTATACCTCCCAGGTTTCAAGTGAGTCTCCCGTTAGACTCTTGGTCTCTCTCTGGTCACTTTTGCACATTACCCGCTTGTGATTATTGCTCTTTTTTCCTTGAGTAGGTTCTTACCAATGCAGCTCAACAGACGGGTGAAGGCGAACGCGTGCGAGGTCGAGTCGCTGCTCAAAGGCATAATCGGCAAGAGGGAGATGGCCATGAGAGAAGGCAGCGCCAGCAACGATGACCTGCTGGGCGTGCTGATGGAGTGCAACGCCGCGGAGACCAAGGAAGCCAAGGAAGCCGGGAGCACCAAGCCCATCATGACCATGGACGACATCATCGGGGAGCTCAAGCTCTTCTACTTCGCCGGAATggacaccaccgccgtgcttctCACCTGGACGCTGGTCGCGCTGAGCATGCACCCCGAGTGGCAGGACCGGGCGAGGGAGGAGGTCCTGCGCGTCTTCGGGGACAAGGACCAGCCGGACCTGGACGGCATAAACCAGCTCAAGGTGGTGGCCATGGTGCTGCACGAGGTGCTCAGGCTGTACCCGCCGGTGATCCAGTTCGACCGGCAGACGTACACGGAGGTGGAGCTGGGCGGCGTCAGGTACCCGCCGGGGGTGATCCTCTCGCTGCCCATCGTGTTCCTCCACCACGACCCGGACGTCTGGGGAGAGGACGCCGACGAGTTCAGGCCGGAGAGGTTCGCCGAGGGCGTCTCCAAGGCGTCCGGGAGCTCGTCGTCGCCGGCGTTCTTCCCGTTCGGGTGGGGCCCACGGGTCTGCGTCGGCCAGAACTTCGCGCTCATCGAGGCCAAGATGGCGCTGAGCAGGATACTGCAGCGCTTCCAGTTCGGGCTGTCGCCGTCCTACAGGCACGCCCCATTCCCGGTCTCCACCCTGCAGCCTGATCATGGCGCGCCCATCATGCTCAAGAAACTCTAGCCGCAACATGTCTTAAAATAAATCTCAGCATATTGTAAACCAAGAGAGATAATGAGAGCTAGTTATAAATCTCAACATGTATTTGTTTGTTTTCTGTGGGTTTTGTTTAAGAGATTGTTATCAGAGGTGATCCTCAAATAGATTGTTTTCATCCATCATACTACTCCCCCAGTATCATTAGTTTTTTGTACTAGTGGAGTGAGTAGTAGTTTATATTAGGATATCATCAAGATCCTTGGTATTAGCATGAGCATCTCAAGCTAAATATTCATCAGTCGACCCACATGTCCTGCCCCAAAGGAACAGAAAGATCTTCACAACTGAAAACATTCTTGTGATGATCAGGTCGACAAGTGTTTCCAGTTTGAGTGTGAGACACCAGTTCATGTACGAGTATTATTCAGTATATGACTGGAAAACTCGGTGTCGGTGCGAACATCATCGAACGGTGGAAAAAAGAGAGTAGAAATTCATACATGGGGGCTACATATTTGTGGCAACCTGCACGCTTAATATTAGAACAAAATGGTTCACACTGAAAACTTGTGATCGATACAACCGGATCTTGCAATCGCCTTGACATTAATCTAAACAGTCCATGCCCTCAAGCCAAACTACGATGATGTATAATCCATGACTAGCTCTCATATCATACATTTCCCATGCATCCAACTAGTGCCTGCCTTCAAGATTTCCAGCTTGGAGTTTCCACGGTCCGTATCACCAGTAAGAGCCCGCTACATAGACTACACTAAACATCACAAAACTCGTAGCCCAGCCTCTCTTCGATAGTTTAACTCAAACTCAACATCTCACTTGATTAACTCCTGCAGAATCAAGAGACACCAATGAACACAA
Protein-coding sequences here:
- the LOC125507717 gene encoding protein DETOXIFICATION 41-like — translated: MEGDGDTVTAPLLEFIDDRSAASEELLRREPVPFNVLSRLALWEAGNLWRISWASILITLFSFTLSLVTQMFVGHLGELELAGASITNIGIQGLAYGIMLGMSTAVQTVCGQAYGARRYRAMGVVCQRALLLQFVTAVAIAFFYWYSGPFLRLIGQAEDVAVAGQLYARGLVPPLLAFALFCPMQRFLQAQNIVNPVAYMVLAVLVFHILISWLAVFVLSFGLLGAALTLSFSWWVLVALTWAYIIWSPACKETWTGLSMLAFRGLWGYAKLAFASAVMLALEVWYVQGFVLLTGFLPNSEIALDSLSICINYWNWDFQIMLGLSYAASIRVGNELGAGHPKVARLSVLVVVTASIAFSILATIVVMALRYPLSTLYTSSTTVIEAVIALMPLLAISIFLNGIQPILSGVAVGSGWQVIVAYVNVGAYYIIGLPIGCVLGFKTSLGAAGIWWGLIIGVAVQTVALIVITARTNWESEVEKAIQRLRHTAADEGGMVVDGDV
- the LOC125507718 gene encoding cytochrome P450 72A397-like — encoded protein: MAIGAVLSQQWSLLLSLAALVALWWAWRVLELAWVTPRRLGRALRAQGLGGRAYRFPFGDLQEFSRLVAVARSEPMLPPSHDITARVAPLYHSVIKEHGKISVTWFGPTPRVIVNDPKLVREILANKSGHFRKRKFSNGIVRRLANGLVSHDGEKWAAHRKIINPAFHLEKLKKMMPAFVACCNELVARWEDHVGSDEAKEIDVWPEFQNLTGDVISRAAFGSSFSEGRRIFQIQSEQAQNVVKMLNTLYLPGFKFLPMQLNRRVKANACEVESLLKGIIGKREMAMREGSASNDDLLGVLMECNAAETKEAKEAGSTKPIMTMDDIIGELKLFYFAGMDTTAVLLTWTLVALSMHPEWQDRAREEVLRVFGDKDQPDLDGINQLKVVAMVLHEVLRLYPPVIQFDRQTYTEVELGGVRYPPGVILSLPIVFLHHDPDVWGEDADEFRPERFAEGVSKASGSSSSPAFFPFGWGPRVCVGQNFALIEAKMALSRILQRFQFGLSPSYRHAPFPVSTLQPDHGAPIMLKKL